A single region of the Brachypodium distachyon strain Bd21 chromosome 3, Brachypodium_distachyon_v3.0, whole genome shotgun sequence genome encodes:
- the LOC100837897 gene encoding uncharacterized protein At4g06744-like: protein MLETMAKYVSASLAILLLTLSLVAATTADDPSHSELSSKISEHSLSYSPQAQHFPNERLYRAYLVIQRFKSSITSDPKNITTTWSGSDICGKTRYAGFHCAITPGRAKILTVTAIVFNGFGLRAPRLHSFIDQLPDVVIFQASSNNFGGDIPHLDGLEYMYKLSMYDDLHDQYSETKTTIGGNVGIGRLFQLTYKVGINFGHSNGRALLLNRNSLSGPLPANLGISKLSYLALANNKLTGPIPSSIGQAKDSLLELLLLNNQLSGCLPHELGMLTKTTVIDAGKNQLTGPIPQSFSCLSSVEQLNLGENRLYGQVPDALCKLGRLANLTLAGNYFSSVGPACSALVKDGVLDVKRNCIPGLANQRAPAECASFMSQPKASCPAASAPVSCPAEAAADAKKMAPEGRAAAKDYASYVTYATLHE, encoded by the coding sequence ATGCTAGAGACTATGGCCAAGTACGTGAGTGCTTCTTTAGCCATCCTGTTGTTAACCCTGTCTTTAGTTGCTGCAACAACAGCAGACGACCCTTCTCACTCAGAACTATCTAGCAAGATCAGCGAGCATTCTCTATCTTACAGCCCGCAGGCGCAACACTTCCCGAACGAGCGGCTCTACCGAGCCTACCTCGTTATCCAACGCTTCAAGAGCAGCATCACTAGCGATCCGAAAAACATCACCACAACCTGGTCTGGCTCTGACATATGCGGCAAAACAAGATATGCCGGATTCCACTGCGCGATAACACCCGGGCGGGCTAAGATTCTCACAGTCACGGCAATTGTTTTCAATGGTTTTGGCCTGCGTGCGCCGAGGCTGCACAGCTTCATCGACCAGCTCCCCGATGTTGTGATTTTTCAAGCTTCCTCCAATAACTTTGGGGGAGACATCCCCCACCTCGACGGCCTTGAGTATATGTATAAGCTCAGTATGTACGACGATCTCCATGATCAGTATTCTGAAACTAAAACAACCATTGGCGGGAATGTTGGCATCGGTCGACTATTTCAACTTACATATAAAGTCGGTATAAATTTTGGACACAGCAATGGTAGGGCGCTCCTCCTCAATAGAAACAGTTTATCCGGGCCACTTCCGGCCAACCTCGGCATCTCCAAGTTGAGCTACCTCGCCCTCGCCAACAACAAGCTCACCGGCCCAATCCCGTCATCAATCGGGCAAGCAAAAGACTCCCTcctcgagctcctcctcctcaacaaCCAGCTCTCCGGCTGCCTCCCACACGAGCTGGGCATGCTCACCAAAACCACGGTCATCGACGCCGGGAAGAACCAGCTCACGGGCCCGATCCCGCAATCCTTCTCCTGCCTCAGCAGCGTCGAGCAGCTCAACCTGGGCGAGAACCGCCTCTACGGCCAGGTCCCCGACGCGCTCTGCAAGCTCGGCCGCCTCGCCAACCTCACGCTGGCGGGCAACTACTTCTCCTCGGTCGGGCCGGCGTGCTCGGCGCTGGTCAAGGACGGCGTTCTGGACGTAAAGAGGAACTGCATCCCCGGCCTCGCCAACCAGAGGGCGCCCGCGGAGTGCGCCTCGTTCATGAGCCAGCCCAAGGCGTCCTGCCCTGCCGCGAGCGCTCCCGTGTCCTGCCCTGCCGAAGCTGCCGCGGACGCCAAGAAGATGGCGCCGGAGGGGAGGGCGGCCGCCAAGGACTACGCAAGCTACGTGACGTACGCCACTCTCCATGAGTGA